From the genome of Cytobacillus firmus, one region includes:
- a CDS encoding HAD family hydrolase: MRMFASDLDRTLIYSNKALADFGQSGEDLIGVERKDGREIAFMTQEARSLLKEISAQMLFVPVTTRTYEQYKRIFIFQDVLNIPYTVTSNGANIHYYGKPLEEWSVIVRKRLKAECALLEEMMVRSQSLELNGKIRMAENLFFYYILEEKLTAEAKKAMADLAESFGWRISHQGRKLYFMPNPICKGEAVKFIQEREDINMIIGAGDSMLDHDFLKYCDYAYVPSHGELAAEKSITSPYLITANIGTAAGEEILNNILNSMKERV; this comes from the coding sequence ATGAGGATGTTTGCATCAGATTTGGACAGGACACTGATCTACTCAAATAAAGCACTTGCTGATTTTGGGCAGTCAGGAGAAGATTTAATAGGTGTTGAGCGTAAAGATGGCAGGGAAATTGCCTTTATGACACAAGAAGCTCGGAGTTTACTGAAAGAGATATCTGCTCAAATGCTCTTTGTGCCTGTTACAACGAGGACTTATGAGCAATATAAGCGTATTTTCATTTTTCAGGATGTCCTTAACATTCCTTACACTGTCACATCCAATGGTGCCAATATCCATTATTATGGAAAACCTCTTGAGGAGTGGTCCGTCATAGTCCGAAAGAGGCTGAAGGCAGAGTGTGCTTTGCTTGAGGAAATGATGGTCAGGTCACAAAGCCTGGAACTGAACGGGAAAATAAGAATGGCTGAAAATCTTTTCTTTTATTATATTCTTGAAGAAAAATTAACAGCTGAAGCCAAAAAAGCAATGGCTGATCTGGCGGAATCCTTTGGATGGAGGATATCCCATCAGGGAAGAAAGCTGTATTTTATGCCAAATCCCATCTGTAAGGGCGAGGCAGTGAAATTTATTCAGGAACGGGAAGATATAAATATGATAATTGGGGCAGGAGATTCCATGCTTGATCATGACTTTTTAAAGTACTGCGACTATGCATATGTCCCCAGCCACGGAGAACTGGCAGCTGAAAAGTCCATCACATCTCCTTACTTGATTACTGCTAATATAGGGACAGCGGCAGGGGAAGAAATTCTAAATAATATACTAAATAGTATGAAAGAAAGAGTTTAG